One genomic window of Gracilinema caldarium DSM 7334 includes the following:
- a CDS encoding lyase family protein — protein MSKVSINNNEHNFDEHNYDVHNCPQTQAAIRNFGQGQTPPEFIQALAEVKEAALRALQDTERPWPEPVFDSVCQVLGDIRAGKLDHRFPLNLAQGGAGTSLHMNICEVLADEVGQRLGRTDLFHFLDDGARSQSTNDVVSTAAIIVIFRRLQSLERAVIDLQEALVAREQAWRGITIMGRTECQDALPMDLSQVASAWAGSAERDRWRLGKLKERIRTIPLGGTATGTGHGASPVYLFSAEQHLRRLTGLPLQRSQNLTDAVAQRDDFAEVANGFALVGTNLIKICRDLMFYTSTVVGELEHPALQWGSTAMPVKTNPVLLEYAMGLAIRAQHRAASIVHYTEEGFLQLNAFTPFMVDAFIDAGTDLERALTALSRDLLPALQVHPDRCLENMLQSRALLNLLRKDLPYEKLKSLAAHWQCGISGTKAGAQEQVHQYIDELSRLTGLDPSVLMERLAFLLAPCPGYPELQSELQAMAPQDH, from the coding sequence ATGAGTAAGGTTTCCATCAATAATAATGAACATAATTTTGATGAACATAACTACGATGTGCATAACTGCCCCCAAACCCAGGCGGCAATCCGTAATTTCGGCCAGGGCCAGACCCCGCCAGAGTTTATTCAGGCTCTGGCGGAAGTTAAGGAAGCGGCTCTCCGGGCCTTGCAGGATACGGAAAGGCCCTGGCCGGAGCCGGTCTTTGATTCGGTCTGTCAGGTCCTGGGAGATATCCGCGCTGGCAAGCTGGATCATCGATTCCCCCTGAACCTCGCCCAGGGTGGGGCTGGAACGAGCCTGCATATGAATATCTGCGAAGTTTTGGCGGATGAAGTGGGACAGCGGCTGGGAAGGACCGATCTGTTTCATTTCCTCGATGATGGGGCCCGATCCCAATCTACCAACGATGTGGTCAGTACCGCCGCCATTATCGTCATTTTCAGGCGCCTTCAGAGTCTCGAAAGGGCGGTCATTGATCTGCAGGAGGCTTTGGTAGCACGGGAACAGGCCTGGCGCGGTATTACCATCATGGGCCGCACCGAATGTCAGGATGCCCTTCCCATGGACCTTTCCCAGGTGGCTTCCGCCTGGGCCGGTTCTGCCGAGCGGGACCGCTGGCGCCTGGGCAAGCTCAAGGAACGAATACGGACTATTCCGCTTGGGGGAACCGCCACCGGTACAGGCCACGGCGCTTCCCCGGTTTATCTTTTTTCTGCAGAACAGCACCTGCGCCGCCTGACAGGCCTTCCCCTTCAGCGGAGCCAGAACCTGACCGATGCGGTTGCACAGCGGGATGATTTTGCGGAGGTCGCCAACGGGTTTGCCCTGGTGGGGACAAACCTGATAAAAATCTGCAGAGACCTCATGTTTTATACATCCACTGTGGTGGGGGAACTGGAACATCCCGCCCTGCAATGGGGCTCCACCGCCATGCCGGTAAAAACCAATCCGGTTCTGCTTGAATATGCCATGGGACTCGCTATTCGGGCTCAACATCGTGCAGCTTCCATTGTGCACTATACCGAGGAGGGCTTTCTTCAGCTGAATGCCTTTACCCCCTTTATGGTCGATGCCTTTATCGACGCAGGCACCGACCTTGAACGGGCCCTTACAGCCCTGTCCCGGGATCTTCTGCCCGCCCTGCAGGTGCATCCCGATCGCTGTCTAGAGAACATGCTCCAGTCCCGGGCCCTGCTCAACCTCCTCCGGAAGGATCTGCCCTACGAAAAGCTGAAAAGCCTGGCGGCCCACTGGCAGTGTGGTATCAGCGGAACAAAGGCGGGGGCACAGGAACAGGTTCATCAATATATTGATGAACTTTCCCGTCTTACCGGCCTTGACCCTTCGGTTTTGATGGAACGGCTGGCTTTTTTACTGGCCCCATGCCCAGGCTATCCGGAACTTCAATCGGAGCTTCAGGCCATGGCGCCGCAGGATCACTAG
- the hydE gene encoding [FeFe] hydrogenase H-cluster radical SAM maturase HydE, with protein MSKAAISSILMNGSADPAQLIRGPGTPQASIASISAASESEIRELARLPLEELKALARAAADRVHGNKVLLRGLIEVTNHCAMDCLYCGIRRSNTRAVRYRLSHEELAATIAAGRRAGFMTFVLQGGEDPALAGDGLLRLAETARTAAGPEAAITLSFGIRSRRQYEELKAAGADRYLMRFETADPELHRYLRNGLSLEQRLKALEDVRAAGLQLGSGFMTGLPGETGETLINNVLLAQRLGMEMGGVGPFIPHPETPLRDAAGGDLERAVRATALLRLALPACHIPATTAAGTIHPEGREQMLEAGANVLMPNITPVVHKKHYLLYPGKICIDESGFQCVGCLSVRVMGRGLRLSWERGDALPVVTTVRAGAVKDE; from the coding sequence ATGAGTAAAGCCGCTATAAGCTCCATATTGATGAACGGAAGCGCCGATCCTGCGCAGCTTATCCGCGGTCCCGGCACCCCGCAGGCGTCTATTGCCAGTATATCCGCCGCAAGCGAGTCCGAAATCCGGGAACTGGCCCGGCTGCCTCTTGAAGAACTGAAGGCCCTAGCTCGGGCAGCCGCCGACAGGGTTCACGGCAACAAGGTCCTCCTCCGGGGCCTTATCGAAGTAACCAATCACTGTGCCATGGACTGCCTTTATTGCGGCATCCGGCGGAGCAACACAAGGGCGGTCCGGTACCGGCTGAGCCATGAAGAACTGGCTGCGACCATAGCGGCGGGGCGGCGGGCCGGCTTTATGACCTTTGTGCTGCAGGGGGGCGAAGACCCGGCCCTTGCGGGGGATGGCCTTCTGCGCCTGGCCGAAACCGCCCGGACCGCCGCCGGGCCGGAGGCTGCCATTACCTTGAGCTTCGGTATCAGAAGCCGCCGCCAGTATGAGGAACTGAAGGCGGCGGGGGCTGACCGCTACCTGATGCGGTTCGAGACCGCCGATCCGGAACTGCACCGCTATCTCCGGAACGGCCTCAGCCTGGAACAGCGGCTTAAGGCTCTTGAGGATGTCCGGGCGGCGGGGCTCCAGCTCGGTTCCGGTTTCATGACAGGCCTGCCCGGCGAGACCGGGGAGACCCTCATCAACAATGTACTCCTTGCCCAGCGCCTCGGAATGGAGATGGGTGGGGTAGGGCCCTTTATACCCCATCCGGAAACGCCCCTTCGGGATGCGGCCGGAGGTGATCTGGAACGGGCCGTCCGGGCTACGGCACTGCTCAGGCTTGCGCTTCCGGCCTGTCATATCCCGGCTACTACTGCCGCAGGGACCATCCACCCGGAAGGCCGGGAACAGATGCTCGAAGCGGGGGCCAATGTGCTCATGCCGAACATCACCCCGGTGGTGCATAAAAAACACTACCTGTTATATCCCGGTAAGATTTGTATTGATGAATCGGGCTTTCAGTGTGTGGGTTGTCTCTCGGTTCGGGTTATGGGCCGGGGACTTCGTCTCAGCTGGGAACGGGGCGATGCCCTGCCGGTGGTGACCACAGTGCGTGCAGGAGCAGTGAAGGATGAGTAA
- the hydG gene encoding [FeFe] hydrogenase H-cluster radical SAM maturase HydG, whose amino-acid sequence MKTLNHLDEPVAAAASHTGADRASSVHPSTFLDYNKLSELSRLPAPTPDRVDAILAKARTLQGLTAEEAAELAAISDPDQMQALLATAGWVKEQIYGKRMVLFAPLYTGNYCVNNCVYCGFRVDNRDMKRVVLSMDEIAHQTEILLSQGHKRLLIICGESPKQSLDYTLKAIETVYAVRVGTARVRRINVELAPLDVEGFRALKQAQIGTYVCFQETYDPELYRRAHPSGPKADYLYRLYVMDRAMEGGCDDIGLGALFGLGSWRYELVALLEHARHLEETFGWGPHTVSVPRIEYAPGAPWAEVVPNPVSDDDFRKIVAILRIARPSVGIILSTRERTEFRKELLAYGVSQISAGSRTDPGGYEDEQNAQKGSAEEHQHPAQFAIGDLRGLEETISDLIDDGYVPSFCTGCYRKGRTGADFMDLAKPGLIKEFCLPNGLVSFAEYLYDYASPATREKGLALIERMKEEATTKGKVYLEKALKETEAGARDLYL is encoded by the coding sequence ATGAAAACACTGAACCATCTTGATGAACCGGTGGCGGCTGCGGCAAGCCACACAGGAGCAGACAGAGCCAGCTCTGTTCATCCATCAACCTTTCTGGACTATAACAAGCTTTCTGAACTGTCCCGGCTTCCCGCGCCGACCCCAGATCGGGTCGATGCAATTCTTGCAAAGGCCCGGACTTTGCAGGGTCTTACTGCGGAAGAAGCGGCGGAACTGGCGGCCATCAGCGACCCTGACCAGATGCAAGCCCTGCTGGCAACCGCAGGCTGGGTAAAGGAGCAGATTTACGGCAAGCGGATGGTCCTTTTTGCGCCCCTGTATACAGGAAATTACTGCGTTAATAATTGTGTCTATTGCGGCTTCCGTGTGGATAACCGGGATATGAAACGGGTTGTCCTTTCCATGGATGAGATTGCCCATCAGACAGAGATACTTCTTTCCCAGGGTCATAAACGGCTCCTCATTATCTGCGGCGAATCTCCAAAACAGTCGCTGGACTATACCCTTAAGGCTATCGAAACGGTTTATGCGGTACGGGTAGGTACCGCCCGGGTTCGGCGCATCAATGTGGAGCTAGCTCCTTTGGATGTAGAAGGCTTTCGGGCGCTCAAGCAGGCTCAAATCGGCACCTATGTCTGTTTTCAGGAAACCTATGACCCGGAGCTATACCGGCGGGCCCATCCGTCAGGGCCCAAGGCAGACTACCTCTACCGGCTCTATGTGATGGACCGGGCTATGGAAGGGGGCTGTGATGACATCGGCCTCGGCGCCCTCTTTGGGCTAGGTTCCTGGCGCTATGAACTGGTGGCCCTCTTGGAACATGCCCGGCACCTGGAAGAAACCTTCGGCTGGGGACCCCACACGGTGAGCGTCCCCCGCATCGAATATGCTCCGGGGGCACCCTGGGCTGAGGTGGTGCCGAACCCGGTCTCCGATGATGACTTCCGTAAAATCGTGGCCATCCTCCGTATCGCCCGGCCATCGGTGGGGATCATCCTTTCTACCCGGGAACGGACCGAATTCCGCAAGGAACTTCTGGCCTACGGGGTGAGCCAAATCTCCGCCGGTTCCCGGACCGATCCGGGGGGCTATGAGGATGAACAGAATGCACAGAAGGGCTCCGCCGAAGAGCATCAGCACCCCGCCCAGTTCGCTATCGGAGACCTGCGGGGCCTGGAAGAAACCATATCGGACCTTATCGATGACGGCTATGTACCCAGTTTCTGCACCGGCTGTTACCGAAAGGGGCGGACCGGGGCAGATTTTATGGATCTGGCAAAGCCGGGGCTTATCAAGGAGTTCTGCCTCCCCAATGGGCTCGTGTCCTTTGCGGAATACCTCTACGACTATGCAAGCCCCGCAACCCGGGAAAAGGGCCTGGCCCTCATTGAGCGGATGAAAGAGGAGGCCACCACCAAGGGTAAGGTGTACCTGGAAAAGGCCCTTAAGGAAACCGAAGCGGGAGCCCGGGACCTGTATCTATGA
- a CDS encoding TM1266 family iron-only hydrogenase system putative regulator: protein MEKRIGVVAILIQGRESVDQVNHILSSHNHIIQGRLGMPFRDKGVQVISLVVEGTTDQIGALTGPLGRLAGVQVKSVLTGYREDANENTEPS from the coding sequence ATGGAGAAGAGAATTGGCGTTGTAGCCATCCTTATTCAAGGCCGCGAGTCGGTCGACCAGGTTAATCACATCCTCTCATCCCACAACCACATCATACAGGGAAGACTGGGCATGCCCTTTCGGGACAAGGGTGTCCAGGTTATTTCCCTCGTCGTCGAAGGAACGACAGACCAGATCGGTGCCCTTACGGGCCCCCTGGGGCGCCTGGCGGGCGTTCAGGTCAAGTCGGTTCTGACGGGATATCGGGAGGATGCCAATGAAAACACTGAACCATCTTGA
- a CDS encoding Rpn family recombination-promoting nuclease/putative transposase codes for MQQSHDRGYRTLFTNVELVQQLLESFVHESWVKDIDFSQASLFDTSIISPVYQKTESDVIWRLPLFSGSEIYLLLLLEFQSKVDPFMAFRMLQYIIQIYHSLRKQNPKLTSFPPVFPVVLYNGEKPWTAPVQFADLVYPQIGGTYIPQFQYFKLAENEFKREELLRLKNLISALFLIETSTVEDYPSTIEQIVDILEKVSPDLYKEIVRWLWHTIGQEAPPELDKLPRTKEVPTMLAAELQREREAIRQKSLLEGLQKGKLEGKLEGKQEGKLEGILENKKETARKLKARGMAVQDIADITGLSIELIQTL; via the coding sequence ATGCAACAGTCCCACGACCGGGGATACCGGACCTTATTTACAAATGTTGAGCTCGTCCAGCAGTTACTCGAGTCCTTTGTCCATGAAAGTTGGGTCAAGGATATCGATTTTTCTCAGGCATCCCTGTTTGACACTTCTATCATTTCTCCGGTCTATCAAAAAACTGAATCTGATGTTATCTGGCGTCTCCCCCTCTTTTCTGGTTCCGAAATATACCTCCTGCTCCTCCTGGAGTTCCAATCTAAGGTCGACCCCTTCATGGCCTTCAGGATGCTACAGTACATCATACAGATCTATCACAGCTTAAGAAAGCAAAACCCTAAGCTCACGAGCTTTCCACCGGTTTTTCCTGTGGTACTCTACAACGGTGAAAAACCCTGGACTGCTCCGGTACAATTTGCAGACCTGGTCTATCCGCAGATTGGGGGGACCTATATTCCTCAGTTCCAGTATTTTAAGCTTGCGGAGAACGAATTTAAGCGGGAAGAGCTTTTGCGTCTTAAAAACCTGATAAGTGCCCTGTTTTTAATAGAAACATCGACGGTAGAAGACTATCCCTCGACAATAGAACAAATTGTGGATATATTAGAAAAGGTAAGTCCTGACTTGTATAAAGAAATAGTCCGGTGGTTATGGCACACCATAGGCCAGGAAGCGCCGCCAGAACTGGATAAACTCCCCAGAACGAAGGAGGTACCGACGATGTTAGCGGCTGAACTGCAGAGAGAACGGGAAGCAATACGACAGAAAAGTTTACTCGAAGGACTCCAGAAAGGTAAACTTGAAGGTAAACTTGAAGGTAAGCAAGAAGGCAAACTCGAAGGAATACTTGAAAACAAGAAAGAAACCGCCCGTAAGTTAAAAGCCCGCGGTATGGCTGTACAGGATATTGCTGATATTACCGGCTTAAGTATTGAACTGATTCAGACTTTATAA
- a CDS encoding type II toxin-antitoxin system RelE family toxin, translating into MWKIEYHPEAKIELEQLDGSQRKIVLKAIIKVSENPKPFTEGGYGKPLGNKNNKNLTGLFKIKLKGLGLRFVYKLDTVKNEDIMRIIVISIREDNAVYSIAAKRNSC; encoded by the coding sequence ATGTGGAAAATCGAATATCATCCAGAGGCAAAGATAGAACTAGAGCAATTAGATGGTTCTCAAAGAAAAATTGTATTAAAAGCAATAATTAAAGTTTCAGAGAATCCAAAACCTTTTACAGAAGGTGGATATGGAAAACCGCTAGGTAACAAAAATAATAAAAATTTAACCGGGCTTTTTAAAATTAAGCTTAAAGGTTTAGGGCTAAGATTTGTTTATAAGCTTGATACTGTTAAAAATGAGGATATTATGAGAATTATTGTTATTTCCATAAGAGAAGATAATGCGGTTTATTCTATCGCAGCAAAAAGAAATAGCTGTTAA
- a CDS encoding type II toxin-antitoxin system Phd/YefM family antitoxin: MMAVFKAVNLLDSIVPISRFNKGEANKIFKEVKTKGIKIVVKNNAPECVLISPKEYQEMMEKYEDALLLLEANKRLSQKVDYISHEDILKDMNISEDDLKEIDVDLE, from the coding sequence ATGATGGCTGTTTTTAAGGCAGTGAATCTTTTAGATTCTATAGTTCCTATTAGCCGGTTTAATAAAGGTGAGGCAAATAAAATTTTTAAAGAAGTTAAAACGAAGGGGATAAAAATAGTTGTAAAGAATAATGCGCCGGAATGCGTTTTAATTAGCCCAAAGGAATACCAGGAAATGATGGAAAAATATGAAGACGCCTTATTACTTCTTGAGGCAAATAAAAGATTATCGCAAAAAGTGGACTATATCTCCCATGAAGACATTTTGAAAGATATGAATATTTCTGAGGATGATCTAAAGGAAATTGATGTTGATCTGGAGTAA
- a CDS encoding Uma2 family endonuclease, protein MSEIEGTSALKQGERFTIAQRNAWPGDERWELIGGVAYNMSPALRVPHQRLTLQFAASLFNFLEGKPCQPFISPVDVYLPDASAENEETVVQPDVFVVCDSEKIKDDGIHGAPDFIVEVLSDSTAYKDLTIKKQAYERSGVREYWIINPDTGSIFISLLDQGHYLPMTEILRGNRATSTVLNGFTFTLR, encoded by the coding sequence ATGTCTGAAATAGAGGGTACATCCGCACTTAAACAGGGTGAACGCTTTACCATTGCACAGCGGAATGCCTGGCCCGGGGATGAACGCTGGGAGCTCATCGGTGGTGTGGCCTACAATATGAGCCCTGCACTGCGGGTACCTCATCAGCGGTTGACCTTACAATTTGCTGCGTCACTTTTTAATTTTCTGGAAGGGAAACCTTGCCAGCCCTTTATATCCCCCGTCGATGTATATCTGCCTGATGCATCGGCTGAAAATGAGGAGACCGTGGTTCAACCCGATGTCTTTGTGGTCTGTGATTCTGAGAAAATCAAAGACGACGGCATCCATGGCGCACCGGACTTTATTGTGGAGGTTCTCTCCGATTCCACCGCCTACAAGGATTTAACAATAAAGAAACAGGCCTATGAGCGCTCCGGTGTGCGGGAGTACTGGATTATCAATCCCGATACGGGAAGTATTTTTATCAGTCTCTTAGACCAGGGCCACTATCTGCCCATGACCGAGATCCTCAGAGGCAATCGGGCCACCAGCACCGTCCTGAATGGCTTTACCTTTACGCTGCGGTGA
- a CDS encoding HAMP domain-containing methyl-accepting chemotaxis protein — translation MKIGYKLSISYSVIALCMVGISVLSYSTMVSLLGHFDDYAKNITISIDNLDQADRDLYQLIEAERNLLLLSPQEDAFKKSLASWEENFKQSLDRSELYHKLAKTSEEQEGFQAYLSARSQWEKEARKVIELASSADPKLRFQARDLAFGKAKELFSAMRNEIDKLQDLVNGNAQKIADQAVHTFQGAILFLVFIFCITLVFIIGITILMSIHIGRPIHYTTTVASHISFGDIALEDIDQKTFRTIARRKDELGATGRAMIDMINYIQEKEKIALAIADGIMDQEVRIASEKDRFSRAFATMIHSLQNKADILDQLGKGNLYVEIPLSSAEDALGLSMKKMVENLRSIIIGIQSASLQVAQGSQQIGQSSQSLSQGATEQASNAEEISSAIEEIAANIKQNAENAMVAEKIATQASKDVQNGAGAVKETVEAMKEIVQKIGIIEEIARQTNMLSLNASIEAARAGEQGKGFSVVAKEVGKLADRSKEATKEIGILTSRSVSIAENAGQLFDKIVPGIQKTSELVQEISIASREQSAGIEQINQAVIQFDTVIQHNAAASEQLATTAEELMTQSQRLHETINYLRLEENPSSFVMENKSKVNISREALPVSYQPQRVSSKLSNVTKLESTEIRNNIDIPLNSNEENGSGRVIKGDISVSDSDFEEY, via the coding sequence ATGAAGATTGGATATAAATTAAGTATAAGCTATAGTGTAATAGCGCTTTGTATGGTTGGCATCTCTGTATTAAGCTATTCTACAATGGTGTCGCTGCTTGGTCATTTTGATGATTACGCTAAAAATATTACCATTTCTATAGATAATTTGGATCAAGCTGATAGGGACCTCTATCAATTAATTGAGGCAGAAAGAAATCTCTTGTTATTATCCCCTCAAGAGGATGCGTTTAAGAAGAGCCTCGCAAGCTGGGAAGAAAATTTTAAACAATCTCTCGACCGTTCTGAACTATATCATAAACTTGCAAAGACCTCTGAAGAACAAGAAGGATTTCAGGCTTATCTTTCAGCTCGATCTCAGTGGGAAAAGGAAGCTCGAAAGGTAATTGAATTAGCCTCATCTGCTGATCCTAAGTTGCGTTTTCAGGCTCGAGATCTTGCATTTGGAAAAGCGAAAGAGCTGTTTAGTGCTATGCGAAATGAAATTGATAAGCTTCAGGATCTAGTAAACGGAAATGCCCAAAAAATAGCTGACCAGGCTGTACATACCTTTCAGGGAGCAATTTTATTTCTTGTTTTCATCTTTTGTATAACCCTAGTTTTTATCATTGGAATAACTATTCTGATGAGCATCCATATCGGTCGGCCGATTCATTATACAACGACCGTCGCTTCTCATATTTCGTTTGGGGATATTGCTTTAGAAGATATTGATCAAAAAACCTTCCGAACTATAGCCCGCCGTAAAGATGAACTTGGTGCAACAGGGCGTGCAATGATTGATATGATTAACTATATTCAAGAAAAGGAAAAAATAGCCTTAGCTATTGCCGATGGCATTATGGATCAGGAAGTACGAATTGCAAGTGAAAAGGACCGTTTTTCTCGAGCCTTTGCAACGATGATTCATTCTCTTCAAAATAAAGCGGATATTCTTGACCAACTTGGGAAGGGAAATCTTTATGTAGAGATACCGCTTTCTTCAGCAGAAGATGCTCTAGGATTATCGATGAAAAAAATGGTGGAAAACCTTCGTTCGATTATCATCGGAATTCAGAGTGCATCACTGCAAGTTGCTCAAGGAAGTCAACAGATTGGTCAGAGTTCACAAAGTCTTTCTCAGGGAGCTACTGAACAAGCCTCGAATGCGGAAGAAATATCTTCTGCTATCGAAGAAATTGCTGCAAATATCAAACAAAATGCAGAAAATGCAATGGTAGCAGAAAAAATCGCAACCCAGGCAAGCAAGGATGTTCAAAATGGGGCAGGGGCAGTGAAAGAGACTGTTGAGGCTATGAAAGAAATTGTACAAAAAATCGGAATAATTGAAGAAATTGCCCGGCAGACCAATATGCTTTCTCTTAATGCAAGCATTGAAGCAGCCCGTGCGGGTGAACAAGGAAAAGGTTTTTCTGTAGTTGCCAAAGAGGTTGGCAAATTAGCAGATCGTTCAAAAGAAGCTACAAAGGAGATTGGAATTTTAACATCCCGCAGCGTCAGCATCGCTGAAAATGCAGGGCAGTTATTTGATAAAATTGTTCCCGGTATTCAAAAAACCAGTGAATTGGTCCAGGAAATTTCTATAGCGAGTCGAGAACAAAGTGCGGGCATTGAGCAGATTAATCAAGCGGTTATACAATTTGATACGGTAATTCAACATAATGCTGCAGCCAGTGAACAACTTGCAACTACAGCAGAAGAATTGATGACCCAATCACAACGATTACATGAAACAATTAATTATTTGCGCCTGGAAGAGAACCCCTCATCCTTTGTTATGGAAAATAAATCGAAAGTAAATATAAGCAGAGAAGCCTTACCGGTTTCCTATCAACCTCAACGGGTTAGCTCCAAACTTTCAAATGTTACAAAGCTCGAATCAACTGAGATTCGTAACAATATTGATATCCCGCTGAATTCAAATGAAGAAAATGGCAGTGGCAGAGTAATTAAAGGAGATATTTCGGTTTCTGATAGTGATTTTGAAGAATATTAA
- a CDS encoding cation:proton antiporter, whose product MKRFFLMLFLLVGASVLLFANTGGESDLTVQMTSLVLELGIVIFAVRAGGALAAKIGMPSVIGELLTGVIIGPYALGSLPLPGFPHGLFLAYDGFAVSPVLYAFATVASIILLFSSGLETDIDMFLNYSVAGGLIGLGGVISSYIFGAGLGALFMGQSFFAPSSMFLGIMSTATSVGITARILSDKKKMDSPEGVTILAAAVFDDVIGIVLLAIVMGVVAVITGHQAGGLSAWGIGSIALKAFGLWLGFTALGLVFGKKLGEGLKKIGGDAHYPILALGLALILAGFFEMQGLAMIIGAYIVGVSLSKTDIAYLIMDKTKPLYDFFVPVFFAVMGMMVDVRQMLSPPVLVFGGVYTLFAIIAKIIGAGLPALFLGFNFRGALRIGLGMVPRGEVALIISGIGLAAGVLEPSIFGVSILMTMVTSIVAPPLLNVALTKGGQGTKKEAKGNETESIEIVLPTRELAELVSSTFLRELEREGFFVQHMSIRDEISHIRKGDISFSLVTNDKTIRIETDPVDASLVKSMLHEVMVQLDSNFEKLKESFDPEKLRQELHVQTGRKDVAFKKILDLNCITTELKGDTKYEVIEELVDLLERAGKVSDKNQLMKDIIDREERMSTGMEHGIALPHARTAGVNTQTLAIGIHKRGIDFQTIDGSQVHILAMILTPSGEEAPHMQVLASLGAVLGDEKTRTLLQQAKSAQEVYDLLIK is encoded by the coding sequence ATGAAACGTTTCTTTCTTATGTTATTCTTGCTTGTGGGGGCTTCGGTACTGCTCTTTGCAAATACTGGCGGCGAATCGGATTTGACGGTGCAAATGACCTCCCTGGTACTCGAACTGGGTATTGTTATTTTTGCAGTCCGCGCTGGTGGAGCTCTGGCCGCTAAAATTGGAATGCCCTCGGTAATCGGTGAATTACTTACCGGCGTTATTATTGGTCCCTATGCATTGGGTTCTTTGCCTCTGCCTGGTTTCCCTCATGGACTCTTCCTGGCCTATGATGGCTTTGCAGTGAGTCCTGTACTCTATGCCTTTGCGACGGTAGCTTCTATTATCCTCCTTTTTTCTTCTGGATTGGAGACCGATATCGATATGTTTCTGAACTACTCCGTTGCTGGAGGGCTCATAGGCTTAGGTGGTGTGATCAGTTCCTATATATTTGGGGCTGGCTTAGGTGCCCTGTTTATGGGACAATCTTTTTTTGCTCCCAGTTCGATGTTTCTTGGTATTATGAGCACAGCCACCAGTGTTGGTATTACCGCACGGATATTGTCAGATAAAAAGAAAATGGATTCTCCCGAGGGAGTTACCATTCTTGCAGCCGCGGTCTTCGATGATGTTATCGGTATTGTGCTGTTGGCCATCGTTATGGGTGTAGTTGCAGTAATTACAGGTCATCAGGCTGGAGGGCTTTCAGCCTGGGGAATTGGGTCTATTGCATTAAAAGCCTTTGGTTTATGGCTTGGTTTTACCGCTCTTGGTTTGGTATTTGGTAAAAAGCTTGGAGAAGGGCTCAAAAAAATTGGTGGTGATGCCCACTATCCCATATTAGCCTTAGGGCTCGCTCTCATTTTAGCAGGGTTTTTTGAAATGCAGGGCCTTGCCATGATTATCGGTGCATATATCGTTGGAGTGAGTCTTTCAAAAACCGATATTGCCTATCTCATCATGGATAAAACTAAACCTCTCTACGATTTCTTTGTACCAGTTTTTTTCGCTGTGATGGGTATGATGGTAGATGTCCGTCAAATGCTGTCCCCTCCAGTGCTTGTTTTCGGTGGTGTCTATACTCTTTTTGCAATCATCGCGAAGATTATTGGTGCAGGATTACCTGCCCTCTTTTTAGGATTCAACTTCCGCGGTGCCCTGCGCATTGGTTTAGGTATGGTTCCTCGAGGAGAAGTCGCCTTGATCATTTCTGGAATTGGGCTTGCTGCAGGTGTTCTTGAACCTTCTATTTTTGGTGTCAGTATTCTTATGACCATGGTAACCAGTATCGTAGCTCCGCCTTTGCTCAACGTGGCTCTTACCAAGGGCGGCCAGGGCACGAAAAAGGAAGCCAAGGGGAATGAGACTGAAAGTATCGAAATTGTTCTTCCCACCCGTGAACTGGCTGAGCTCGTTTCATCAACCTTCCTGAGGGAATTGGAACGGGAAGGATTTTTTGTTCAGCACATGAGCATCCGGGACGAAATTAGCCATATCCGGAAGGGTGATATTTCCTTTTCCCTTGTTACCAATGATAAAACCATTCGAATTGAAACCGACCCTGTAGATGCTTCACTGGTTAAATCGATGCTTCATGAAGTCATGGTTCAACTGGACAGCAATTTTGAGAAATTAAAGGAAAGCTTTGACCCTGAAAAATTACGTCAGGAATTGCATGTGCAGACCGGCCGGAAAGATGTGGCATTCAAAAAGATATTGGATCTTAATTGTATTACCACAGAGCTTAAAGGGGACACCAAATATGAGGTTATTGAAGAATTGGTGGACCTGTTGGAGAGGGCTGGAAAAGTCAGTGATAAAAATCAATTAATGAAAGATATCATTGACCGGGAAGAACGGATGAGCACCGGTATGGAGCATGGTATCGCTCTGCCCCACGCTCGAACCGCTGGTGTGAATACACAGACCCTGGCGATCGGTATTCATAAACGGGGTATCGATTTCCAGACCATAGATGGAAGTCAGGTACACATTCTGGCTATGATCCTTACTCCCTCTGGTGAAGAGGCTCCCCATATGCAGGTTCTGGCAAGCCTGGGGGCTGTGCTAGGAGATGAAAAAACAAGAACCCTGCTGCAGCAAGCCAAGAGTGCCCAGGAAGTGTATGATCTTTTGATAAAATAA